One region of Leptolyngbya sp. 'hensonii' genomic DNA includes:
- the atpB gene encoding F0F1 ATP synthase subunit A, translating to MTNLLNLDALFVAKLEVGHHFYWHIGNLKVHGQVFLTSWIVISLLLIASVLATRKIERVPRGMQNLMEYALEFVQNLTKNQIGEKEYRPWVPFIGTLFLFIFVSNWSGALVPWRVIELPEGELAAPTNDINTTVALALLVSLAYFYAGFSKRGLGYFAKYIQPTPILLPIAILEDFTKPLSLSFRLFGNILADELVVAVLVLLVPLFIPLPVMLLGLFTSAIQALVFATLAAAYIAEAMEGHGEEHGEHH from the coding sequence CTATTTGTTGCCAAGTTAGAGGTCGGTCACCACTTTTACTGGCATATCGGCAATCTGAAAGTTCATGGCCAGGTGTTCCTGACTTCATGGATTGTTATTTCTCTCCTTCTGATTGCCTCCGTTCTTGCCACCCGTAAGATTGAGCGAGTGCCCAGGGGAATGCAAAACCTCATGGAGTACGCCCTGGAATTTGTCCAGAATCTGACTAAAAATCAGATTGGTGAGAAGGAATACCGCCCCTGGGTTCCTTTTATTGGCACGCTTTTCCTGTTCATTTTTGTCTCGAACTGGTCCGGCGCTCTCGTTCCCTGGCGGGTAATCGAGTTACCGGAGGGAGAACTGGCTGCACCAACCAATGACATTAATACAACGGTTGCCCTGGCATTGCTGGTTTCCCTGGCTTATTTCTATGCGGGCTTTAGCAAACGGGGTCTGGGCTATTTTGCCAAGTACATTCAGCCCACGCCCATCTTGCTTCCGATCGCAATTCTGGAAGATTTTACCAAGCCGCTTTCCCTCAGCTTCCGTCTATTTGGAAACATTCTGGCGGATGAGCTGGTTGTCGCGGTTCTGGTACTCCTTGTCCCTCTCTTTATTCCCTTGCCTGTGATGTTGCTGGGTTTGTTTACGAGTGCGATTCAGGCACTGGTATTTGCAACCCTCGCTGCTGCTTACATCGCAGAGGCAATGGAGGGACATGGTGAAGAGCATGGGGAGCACCATTAA
- the atpE gene encoding ATP synthase F0 subunit C translates to MDPLVSAASVLAAALAIGLAAIGPGIGQGNAAGQAVEGIARQPEAEGKIRGTLLLTLAFMESLTIYGLVIALVLLFANPFAS, encoded by the coding sequence ATGGATCCATTAGTTTCTGCCGCTTCGGTTCTGGCTGCTGCTCTGGCTATCGGTCTGGCTGCCATCGGTCCTGGCATCGGTCAGGGTAATGCTGCTGGTCAGGCTGTTGAAGGGATTGCTCGGCAACCTGAAGCAGAGGGCAAGATTCGCGGTACCTTACTGTTGACCCTGGCTTTCATGGAGTCACTCACCATCTACGGTCTGGTTATCGCGCTCGTGTTGCTGTTTGCTAACCCCTTCGCCTCCTAG
- a CDS encoding F0F1 ATP synthase subunit B, with product MGFFVLLAVEAGAISSELAEATGEGGFGLNFNLLETNLINLAIVIGLLVYLGRKFLGGILADRTSTIEAAIRAAEERRKDAAAALAEEQQKLAQAQAEAERIRASAEEAAKAAREAILAQAERDVQRVRETAVQDINTEQERAILELRRRVAALALQRVESQLAGNLNESAQQRLIDRSIATLGGR from the coding sequence ATGGGATTCTTTGTATTGCTGGCTGTGGAGGCTGGTGCTATCAGCTCTGAACTGGCTGAAGCAACTGGTGAAGGAGGCTTTGGCCTGAATTTCAACCTCCTGGAAACAAATCTGATTAATTTAGCGATCGTGATCGGCTTGCTGGTCTACCTGGGTCGTAAGTTTCTAGGCGGTATCCTGGCTGACCGTACTTCAACGATCGAAGCCGCGATTAGAGCTGCTGAGGAGCGCCGCAAGGACGCTGCTGCTGCCCTAGCGGAAGAGCAACAGAAGTTGGCTCAGGCTCAGGCTGAGGCGGAACGGATTCGTGCTTCGGCAGAGGAAGCGGCTAAGGCAGCCAGAGAAGCTATTCTGGCTCAGGCCGAGCGGGATGTGCAGCGCGTTCGTGAAACGGCGGTTCAGGATATTAATACGGAGCAGGAGCGGGCTATTTTAGAATTGCGTCGCCGGGTTGCTGCTCTGGCGTTGCAGCGGGTTGAGTCTCAGTTGGCCGGTAACTTAAATGAATCGGCCCAGCAGCGCTTGATTGACCGCAGTATTGCTACTCTGGGAGGTCGCTGA
- a CDS encoding F0F1 ATP synthase subunit B' has translation MFDFNATLPLMAIQFLLLAAVLNILFYKPLTKVLDERNEYIRKNETEARERLAKAEQLAKQYEQELAETRKQYQATIASAQADADKVAAQQVAEAQREAQAQREQVQREIDTQKQAALTSLEGQVDNLSRQILEKLLGAELVG, from the coding sequence ATGTTCGATTTTAATGCAACCCTGCCCCTGATGGCAATTCAGTTTTTGCTGCTGGCAGCGGTCCTGAATATCCTGTTCTATAAGCCACTGACTAAAGTGCTCGACGAGCGGAACGAATACATTCGGAAGAATGAAACTGAGGCTCGGGAGCGTCTGGCCAAGGCGGAGCAATTGGCAAAGCAGTACGAGCAAGAACTGGCTGAAACTCGTAAGCAGTATCAGGCCACGATCGCGTCAGCCCAAGCTGATGCCGATAAAGTTGCTGCTCAACAAGTTGCTGAGGCTCAGCGAGAGGCCCAGGCTCAGCGGGAACAGGTCCAACGAGAAATTGATACTCAGAAGCAGGCTGCGCTGACTTCTCTGGAAGGTCAGGTGGATAATCTGAGCCGTCAGATCCTGGAGAAGCTGCTCGGTGCTGAACTGGTTGGTTAG